TGCGGTAGAGGTTGGGCGTCTCGGAGGTAAAGGTCCGGTCCCCCATGTGGAACACCACGGGGAGATCGTCGATCTCCATGTCGCGGATCTCCAGCTCGGGCCGGCGGGAGGGTTGGAGCGGTCTGGGCGCTTCGTTCATGGTCACATCCCGAAGAATTCCTTCATGACGGCCTGCGCCACATAGGTGCCCTTGATGTGCCACAGGTCGTGATTGACGATGAGACTGGCCACCGCGATCTTGGGCTCCTCGAGGGGGGCGAACCCGACGAACCACTCATACTTCCCGGGGGGATCGTCCCCCGTGAGGCTCCCGGTCTTGCCCGCCACCCCGACCTCGCGGCTGAGCTTTCGCGCGTACCGCCGGAACACCTTGGCCGAGGTCCCCCCGGTGACGGTCTGCACCATCATGTCGCGCACCTGGGCCGCCACCTCCGGCGTGGTCGCGCGCGCAAGGGCCTCGGGCCGGGCCTGGTACACCACGGCGCCCGCCCCGTCCTCGATGGAACCTACCAGGTAGGGCCGCATCATCGTGCCCCCGTTGCCCACGGCGGCGGCCAGCAGCGCGGCGTGCACCGGGCTCAAGTACACGCCTCCGAAGCCCGCCGCCACCCGTCCCAGGGGATAGCGCTCCAGGGGTACCGCGGCGCGGCTCTCCTGCAAGGGGAACTCGAGAGGAATCGCCCGGTTGAACCCGAAGCGCTCCAGGGCGTCCTCCAGCCGTTCGGCCCCGAGCTCCACCCCCAGCTTGGCGAAGACCACGTTGTTGGAGCTGCCCAGGGCCGCGGCCACGGTGCTCACGTTGTTCTCCCGGGAGCGGTTTGTCGGCTCGATCTTGCGCGGGTAGAGGCGGTAGGGGTTGCCCTCGTAACGGATCGCCGTCTCCGGGGAGGCGAGTCCCGCCTCCAGCACGGCCGCCGCGGTAATCACCTTGGTGAGGCTGGCCGCCGGGTAGGTGGCCCGCCGGCAGAAGTCCCGGAGCTCGGGCTCCTCGTGGGAGTACTCGGCCAGCGCCAGGAGCCTCCCGGTGGCGGGCTCCA
The Thermodesulfobacteriota bacterium genome window above contains:
- a CDS encoding penicillin-binding transpeptidase domain-containing protein, giving the protein MRDRWEDLQEGLGASRERRRGRRRLAALVLGLLVLSGYAAGRLSPRWETPGPLTGDLAREMPAPDPAEVCRDILCDIPWPTPVPAPEGGYEEWVGDHRVRYTLDPELQEQALAVFRRYRVPYGAFVAVEPATGRLLALAEYSHEEPELRDFCRRATYPAASLTKVITAAAVLEAGLASPETAIRYEGNPYRLYPRKIEPTNRSRENNVSTVAAALGSSNNVVFAKLGVELGAERLEDALERFGFNRAIPLEFPLQESRAAVPLERYPLGRVAAGFGGVYLSPVHAALLAAAVGNGGTMMRPYLVGSIEDGAGAVVYQARPEALARATTPEVAAQVRDMMVQTVTGGTSAKVFRRYARKLSREVGVAGKTGSLTGDDPPGKYEWFVGFAPLEEPKIAVASLIVNHDLWHIKGTYVAQAVMKEFFGM